The following are encoded in a window of Actinomyces oris genomic DNA:
- the treY gene encoding malto-oligosyltrehalose synthase, with the protein MTDAVDAAVDQAGSAGFAETPAYAPWSGHVPAPEHRTPVTTYRLQLGEDLTFADAKALVPYLADLGVTDLYLSPILTAAPGSTHGYDVVDHRRVSAIMGGREQLESLAAEADAHGMGVVVDIVPNHMAVPTPGWHNLPLWSVLREGPDSPYAAWFDLSLDEPILMPILGKRIGAVLADEELTLEQMVVPGQEDLGEQWVLRYYDHAFPVAQGTESLPMHVLVDRQHYRLAYWKVGDEEINYRRFFDVGTLAAIRVEEPDVFTGSHGLILDLMRDGVINALRVDHPDGLADPGGYLTQLAEATSGAWIAAEKILAPDESLPTSWPVAGTTGYDAAWRIDQLQVDPAGAARLGALMQELTGDAPVDYDRIVEEAKREVIAGSLAAEVDRLARILDCLTSQDVRLRDHTLRDLRACVVELLVAADQYRVYVVPGTAPGPETAAVLQADAERARQRLEPDQGETLDLVVAILLGEPVGSEGLSESPERAEAIIRFQQVCGAVTAKGVEDTAFYRWTHLTSLTEVGGNPAGFALSADEAHAWADRVQNIWPDTMVTSTTHDTKRGEDVRARLDVLASYAEEWSDLIHRLRAMTAQVRPLDLDGRSENLLWQTLWGTWAPDSDDPMTSERLSAYLIKASREQKIWTTWTAPDLAREQALTDYATHLLTSEEVRDELEAFAALTARSVRTAILAGKALSLTWMGVSDIYQGSETTRTSLVDPDNRRAVDYAGPSGLISALERLDSGAAPRSLDEDKLFLTSRLARLRAARPHTFVGPRSGYRTIPVTTSFAFAYTRLLDEVPDVVVIVRRLSRRLEQLGGWREESIVLPDGTWEHVLRTGTVEGGSQPLTEVVGDDAVVVLARVVSPDSQTDAEHAAQHTTQEAAR; encoded by the coding sequence ATGACCGACGCAGTGGACGCAGCAGTGGATCAGGCAGGTTCGGCGGGTTTTGCGGAGACACCCGCCTACGCACCGTGGTCGGGGCACGTGCCGGCTCCGGAGCACCGCACGCCGGTGACCACCTACCGTCTCCAGCTCGGCGAGGACCTGACCTTCGCAGACGCCAAGGCCCTGGTCCCCTATCTGGCCGACCTGGGGGTCACCGACCTCTACCTCTCCCCGATCCTCACCGCCGCACCGGGCTCCACCCACGGCTACGACGTCGTCGATCACCGCCGGGTCTCGGCCATCATGGGCGGAAGGGAGCAGCTGGAGTCCCTGGCCGCTGAGGCCGACGCCCACGGCATGGGCGTCGTGGTGGACATCGTTCCCAACCACATGGCCGTGCCCACCCCCGGCTGGCACAACCTGCCCCTGTGGTCGGTACTGCGTGAGGGTCCGGACTCCCCCTACGCCGCCTGGTTCGATCTCTCCCTGGACGAGCCCATCCTCATGCCGATCCTGGGCAAGCGCATCGGCGCCGTCCTGGCCGATGAGGAGCTCACCCTGGAGCAGATGGTGGTTCCGGGTCAGGAGGACCTGGGCGAGCAGTGGGTCCTGCGCTACTACGACCACGCCTTCCCCGTCGCCCAGGGCACAGAGTCGCTGCCGATGCACGTCCTCGTCGACCGCCAGCACTACCGGCTGGCCTACTGGAAGGTCGGCGACGAGGAGATCAACTACCGGAGGTTCTTCGACGTCGGCACCCTGGCCGCAATCCGCGTCGAGGAGCCCGACGTCTTCACCGGAAGCCACGGCCTCATCCTCGACCTCATGAGAGACGGAGTCATCAACGCCCTGCGGGTCGACCACCCCGACGGCCTGGCCGACCCCGGCGGCTACCTCACTCAGCTGGCCGAGGCCACCAGCGGGGCCTGGATCGCTGCGGAAAAGATTCTGGCGCCCGACGAGTCCCTGCCCACCTCCTGGCCGGTGGCCGGAACCACCGGCTACGACGCCGCCTGGCGGATCGACCAGCTCCAGGTGGACCCCGCCGGCGCGGCCCGCCTGGGCGCGCTCATGCAGGAGCTCACCGGGGACGCTCCGGTGGACTACGACCGCATCGTCGAGGAGGCCAAGCGAGAGGTCATCGCCGGCTCACTGGCAGCCGAAGTCGACCGTCTGGCCCGCATCTTGGACTGCCTGACCTCACAGGACGTGCGCCTGCGTGACCACACCCTGCGCGACCTGCGGGCCTGCGTCGTCGAGCTGCTCGTGGCCGCAGACCAGTACCGGGTCTATGTCGTTCCCGGCACAGCTCCCGGCCCGGAGACGGCCGCCGTGCTCCAGGCCGACGCCGAGCGGGCCCGTCAGCGCCTTGAGCCGGACCAGGGAGAGACCCTCGACCTCGTGGTCGCCATCCTCCTGGGTGAGCCGGTCGGCTCCGAGGGACTGTCGGAGTCCCCCGAGCGAGCCGAGGCCATCATCCGTTTCCAGCAGGTGTGCGGGGCCGTCACCGCCAAGGGAGTGGAGGACACGGCCTTCTATCGCTGGACCCACCTGACCAGTCTCACCGAGGTCGGCGGCAACCCGGCCGGCTTCGCGCTGAGTGCCGACGAGGCCCACGCGTGGGCCGACCGGGTCCAGAACATCTGGCCCGACACGATGGTCACCTCCACCACCCACGACACCAAGCGCGGTGAGGACGTGCGCGCCCGCCTGGACGTGCTGGCCTCCTACGCCGAGGAGTGGAGCGACCTCATCCATCGTCTGCGCGCCATGACCGCGCAGGTCCGCCCCCTGGACCTCGACGGGCGCAGCGAGAACCTGCTGTGGCAGACCCTGTGGGGGACCTGGGCGCCCGACAGCGACGACCCCATGACCTCCGAGCGGCTGAGCGCCTATCTCATCAAGGCCTCCCGGGAGCAGAAGATCTGGACCACCTGGACCGCCCCGGACCTGGCTCGGGAGCAGGCCCTGACCGACTACGCCACCCATCTGCTCACCAGCGAGGAGGTCCGCGACGAGCTCGAGGCCTTCGCGGCCCTGACGGCCAGGTCCGTGCGCACCGCGATCCTCGCCGGCAAGGCGCTGTCGCTGACCTGGATGGGGGTCAGCGACATCTACCAGGGCAGCGAGACCACCCGCACCTCACTGGTGGACCCCGACAACCGTCGCGCGGTCGACTACGCCGGGCCCTCGGGTCTCATCAGCGCCCTGGAGCGCCTCGACTCCGGAGCCGCACCGCGCAGCCTGGATGAGGACAAGCTCTTCCTCACCTCACGCCTGGCGCGTCTGCGCGCCGCTCGCCCCCACACCTTCGTCGGTCCCCGCTCGGGCTACCGCACGATCCCGGTGACCACCTCCTTCGCCTTCGCCTACACCCGCCTGCTCGACGAGGTCCCCGACGTCGTCGTCATCGTCAGGCGCCTGTCCCGGCGGCTCGAGCAGCTGGGGGGATGGCGTGAGGAGAGCATCGTCCTGCCGGATGGGACCTGGGAGCACGTCCTGCGCACCGGCACCGTGGAGGGAGGCAGCCAGCCTCTGACCGAGGTGGTCGGGGACGATGCTGTCGTCGTCCTGGCCAGGGTCGTCTCCCCCGACTCCCAGACCGACGCGGAGCACGCCGCCCAGCACACCACCCAGGAGGCCGCCCGATGA
- the glgX gene encoding glycogen debranching protein GlgX → MTTPTTPTPQAAPEPQEGPQRQIWPGHPYPLGATYDGSGTNFALYSSAATGVDLCLFDDEGHEERVALKEVDGDVWHVYLPGISPGQKYGYRVAGPYDPASGHRCDPSKLLLDPYAKAIDGEVTPSQTLYSYSFDNPEVRNEEDSAGHTMRSVVINPYFDWGHDRPPNHEYHETIIYEAHVKGMTKLHPMVPEDLRGTYAGLAQPAVIDHLKNLGATAIELMPVHQFVNDTHLQEKGLSNYWGYNTIGFFAPHNTYAAYGTKGEQVQEFKSMVKAFHEADIEVILDVVYNHTAEGNHLGPTLSFRGIDNSSYYRLVDGSASHYFDTTGTGNSLLMRSPAVLQLIMDSLRYWVTEVHVDGFRFDLASTLARQFHEVDKLSAFFDIIHQDPVLSQVKLIAEPWDVGDDGYNVGGFPALWSEWNGKYRDTVRDFWRGEPSTLGEFASRITGSSDLYQHAGRTPVASINFVTAHDGFTLRDLVSYNEKHNEANLEGNADGDNNNRSWNCGAEGPTDDPTITELRQRQTRNFLATVLFSQGVPMICHGDEMGRTQGGNNNVYCQDNEISWVNWDLSEQDNDLLEFTRTMMWLRRDHPVLRRRRFFTGDARHGGESELGEIEWLTPAGESMTDQDWTTWYARAMMVFLNGEAIAEPDERGQRIVDDSFLVLINASDEDITFTLPGEGYAPTWKVALDTAPAVDGDSDPVLAADDTVVVEARSMLFLIDAPESAATTERHPR, encoded by the coding sequence ATGACCACGCCGACAACACCGACGCCTCAGGCCGCACCGGAACCTCAGGAGGGCCCCCAGCGCCAGATCTGGCCGGGCCACCCCTACCCACTCGGGGCGACCTATGACGGCTCGGGAACGAACTTCGCCCTGTACTCCTCGGCCGCCACCGGTGTCGACCTGTGCCTGTTCGACGACGAGGGCCATGAGGAGCGGGTGGCCCTCAAGGAGGTCGACGGCGACGTCTGGCACGTCTACCTGCCCGGGATCTCTCCGGGCCAGAAGTACGGCTACCGGGTGGCAGGCCCCTACGACCCGGCATCGGGTCATCGTTGCGACCCCTCCAAGCTGCTGCTGGACCCCTACGCCAAGGCGATCGACGGCGAGGTGACCCCGTCCCAGACGCTGTACTCCTACTCCTTCGACAACCCGGAGGTGCGCAACGAGGAGGACTCGGCGGGACACACCATGCGCTCAGTGGTCATCAACCCCTACTTCGACTGGGGCCATGACCGTCCCCCGAACCACGAGTACCACGAGACGATCATCTACGAGGCCCACGTCAAGGGCATGACCAAGCTGCACCCGATGGTTCCCGAGGACCTGCGGGGCACCTACGCCGGTCTGGCACAGCCCGCCGTCATCGACCACCTCAAGAACCTGGGTGCGACGGCCATCGAGCTCATGCCGGTCCATCAGTTCGTCAACGACACCCACCTGCAGGAGAAGGGCCTGTCGAACTACTGGGGCTACAACACGATCGGATTCTTCGCCCCGCACAACACCTACGCCGCCTACGGCACCAAGGGTGAGCAGGTCCAGGAGTTCAAGTCCATGGTCAAGGCCTTCCACGAGGCCGACATCGAGGTCATCCTGGACGTGGTCTACAACCACACGGCCGAGGGCAACCACCTGGGCCCCACGCTGTCCTTCCGAGGCATCGACAACAGCTCCTACTACCGCCTCGTCGATGGCTCGGCCAGCCACTACTTCGACACCACCGGTACCGGCAACTCGCTGCTCATGCGCTCGCCGGCGGTCCTCCAGCTCATCATGGACTCGCTGCGCTACTGGGTCACCGAGGTGCACGTCGACGGGTTCCGCTTCGACCTGGCCTCCACTCTGGCGCGCCAGTTCCACGAGGTGGACAAGCTCAGCGCCTTCTTCGACATCATCCACCAAGACCCGGTGCTCTCCCAGGTCAAGCTCATCGCCGAGCCCTGGGACGTGGGCGACGACGGCTACAACGTGGGCGGCTTCCCGGCCCTGTGGAGCGAGTGGAACGGCAAGTACCGCGACACCGTGCGCGACTTCTGGCGCGGGGAGCCCTCCACCCTGGGCGAGTTCGCCTCCCGTATCACCGGCTCCTCCGACCTCTACCAGCATGCCGGGCGCACCCCGGTGGCCAGCATCAACTTCGTCACCGCCCACGACGGCTTCACGCTGCGTGACCTGGTCTCCTACAACGAGAAGCACAACGAGGCCAACCTCGAGGGCAACGCAGACGGGGACAACAACAACCGGTCCTGGAACTGCGGCGCCGAGGGGCCCACCGACGATCCGACGATCACCGAGCTGCGTCAGCGCCAGACCCGCAACTTCCTGGCCACTGTCCTGTTCAGTCAGGGCGTGCCCATGATCTGCCACGGCGACGAGATGGGACGCACCCAGGGGGGCAACAACAACGTCTACTGCCAGGACAACGAGATCTCCTGGGTCAACTGGGATCTCAGTGAGCAGGACAACGACCTGCTGGAGTTCACCCGCACCATGATGTGGCTGCGTCGCGACCACCCGGTGCTGCGGCGTCGGCGCTTCTTCACCGGGGATGCCCGCCACGGCGGGGAGAGCGAGCTCGGCGAGATCGAGTGGCTCACTCCGGCCGGTGAGTCCATGACCGACCAGGACTGGACCACCTGGTACGCCCGGGCCATGATGGTCTTCCTCAACGGGGAGGCGATCGCCGAGCCCGATGAGCGGGGCCAGAGGATCGTGGACGACTCCTTCCTCGTACTCATCAACGCCTCCGACGAGGACATCACCTTCACCCTGCCCGGAGAGGGCTACGCCCCCACCTGGAAGGTTGCGCTGGACACGGCTCCCGCAGTGGACGGGGACTCCGACCCGGTTCTCGCTGCTGACGACACCGTCGTGGTCGAGGCCCGCTCCATGCTCTTCCTCATCGACGCCCCCGAGTCCGCCGCCACCACGGAGCGCCACCCGAGGTAG
- a CDS encoding carboxylate--amine ligase: MTQRFRHLLPVVLGGDIGAYALARQLHEVTGTSVTVVASDPIVAISESAYITVVHQEAGAPPERTIALLRKLAQGRGPRSAVLMANTDAAAAMISAHRSELEPTYVLPFPDIDVLDAVSDKASFSRLCAEVGVLTPREVVVDLADPDCVPPTSADELGMEFPLVAKAAIGADYDRISFPGKRKIWFIDDAAELAGMWRSLKEAGYRSTFLVQECIPGDDTAMRSVTAYMDSTGELRLIGSARVLLQDHAPTMIGNPVAMITEAFPDLWEATGRLLRHAGYRGFANLDIKVDPRDGRELFFEVNPRIGRNSFYLTAAGANPMAVMLKDLVLDQRDEPIEVTRQVLYSLVPDGVIARYVSDEALRRKAKGLGRGVDPLRDPAERSLRRRVTIELQRLNHYRKFARNYPQRVDRSR, translated from the coding sequence ATGACGCAACGCTTCAGGCACCTGCTGCCCGTGGTCCTCGGCGGTGATATCGGCGCCTACGCCCTGGCTCGGCAGCTTCATGAGGTCACCGGCACGTCGGTGACGGTTGTGGCCTCAGATCCGATCGTCGCGATCTCCGAGTCGGCCTACATCACCGTGGTCCATCAGGAGGCCGGGGCCCCGCCGGAGCGGACCATCGCGCTGCTGCGAAAGCTGGCCCAGGGCCGAGGGCCCCGCAGCGCTGTGCTCATGGCCAACACCGACGCCGCGGCCGCCATGATCTCGGCCCACCGCAGCGAGCTCGAGCCCACCTATGTCCTGCCCTTCCCGGACATCGACGTTCTCGACGCCGTCAGCGACAAGGCCTCCTTCTCCCGTCTGTGCGCAGAGGTCGGGGTGCTCACGCCCCGGGAGGTCGTCGTCGACCTCGCCGACCCCGACTGCGTGCCGCCTACCAGCGCCGACGAGCTCGGCATGGAGTTCCCGCTCGTGGCCAAGGCGGCCATCGGCGCTGACTACGACCGCATCTCCTTCCCCGGCAAGCGCAAGATCTGGTTCATCGACGACGCCGCCGAGCTGGCAGGCATGTGGAGGAGCCTGAAGGAGGCCGGCTACCGCTCCACCTTCCTGGTTCAGGAGTGCATCCCCGGTGACGACACCGCCATGCGCTCGGTGACCGCCTACATGGACTCCACCGGTGAGCTGCGCCTCATCGGCTCGGCGCGTGTCCTGCTGCAGGACCACGCGCCCACCATGATCGGCAACCCGGTCGCCATGATCACCGAGGCCTTCCCCGACCTGTGGGAGGCCACTGGACGCCTGCTGCGCCACGCCGGCTACCGCGGCTTCGCCAACCTCGACATCAAGGTCGACCCCCGCGACGGACGGGAGCTCTTCTTCGAGGTCAACCCCCGTATCGGCCGCAACTCCTTCTACCTCACCGCCGCCGGCGCCAACCCCATGGCCGTCATGCTCAAGGACCTGGTCCTGGACCAGCGCGACGAGCCCATCGAGGTCACCCGGCAGGTCCTCTACTCCCTGGTTCCCGACGGCGTCATCGCACGCTACGTGTCCGACGAGGCGCTGCGCCGCAAGGCCAAGGGCCTGGGGCGGGGCGTCGACCCGCTGCGCGACCCGGCCGAGCGCTCGCTGCGCCGTCGCGTGACGATCGAGCTCCAGCGCCTCAACCACTACCGCAAGTTCGCCCGCAACTATCCGCAACGAGTCGACAGGTCCCGCTGA
- a CDS encoding peptidoglycan bridge formation glycyltransferase FemA/FemB family protein: MPENENMPDSITPDATTDSATDSMTDSTPDAKVEAGAPAPENAQATQPKNKGRKGGEPEQPKQPEQKGDPTDKPAQPARADKADKPKAPRLTHPEPVHSTPDRSETLRRVDGREMRLAVGNSHFPVEQTEAWERFEEAMGRPLWGRYLYEDEGKPVAAIALYRYEMGGQTFLWAKHGPVWLKEQSPEREAHLRRLLRSVVKERDRSVRFIRMHARYRAADLRELLSTITYDRTYVIDLVPKTPEKIAAVMPKDGRRAVKRAERVAREAGCTISDETGLSREEFDQVYEVLRETAERDGFKPHDAEVYWTMLTSLGEKNARLFVLRKDGIPHAWDLILTSGKDAVAYYGASSNESRTFRGAEALDWWAACTLAQEGYRGLDLMGAGSTRVPSLYTVGQYKKRYAQHVTEVDGAWDVPVSRVIYSGMSAAKRLRDALRARRGSRED; this comes from the coding sequence ATGCCCGAGAACGAGAACATGCCCGACAGCATCACCCCCGACGCCACGACTGATTCCGCGACTGACTCCATGACTGACTCCACCCCTGACGCCAAGGTCGAGGCCGGTGCGCCGGCCCCCGAGAACGCTCAGGCGACTCAGCCCAAGAACAAGGGGCGCAAGGGCGGCGAGCCCGAACAGCCCAAGCAGCCCGAGCAGAAGGGCGACCCGACCGACAAACCCGCCCAGCCCGCTAGGGCTGACAAGGCTGACAAGCCCAAGGCGCCTCGGCTCACGCACCCCGAGCCGGTGCACTCCACCCCGGACCGCTCCGAGACCCTGCGTCGGGTCGACGGGCGCGAGATGCGCCTGGCCGTGGGCAACAGCCACTTCCCGGTTGAGCAGACCGAGGCCTGGGAGCGCTTCGAGGAGGCCATGGGCCGCCCCCTGTGGGGTCGCTACCTCTATGAGGACGAGGGCAAGCCCGTGGCCGCCATCGCCCTGTACCGCTACGAGATGGGCGGCCAGACCTTCCTGTGGGCCAAGCACGGCCCGGTCTGGCTCAAGGAGCAGTCACCCGAGCGCGAGGCCCACCTGCGGCGCCTGCTGCGCTCCGTGGTCAAGGAGCGCGACCGCTCCGTGCGCTTCATCCGCATGCACGCCCGCTACCGCGCTGCCGACCTGCGAGAGCTGCTGTCCACCATCACCTACGACCGCACCTACGTCATCGACCTGGTGCCCAAGACACCGGAGAAGATCGCGGCGGTCATGCCCAAGGACGGGCGCCGCGCGGTCAAGCGCGCCGAGCGCGTCGCCCGGGAGGCCGGCTGCACCATCAGCGACGAGACCGGCCTGAGCCGCGAGGAGTTCGACCAGGTCTATGAGGTCCTGCGCGAGACCGCCGAGCGCGACGGCTTCAAGCCCCACGACGCCGAGGTCTACTGGACCATGCTCACCTCCCTGGGGGAGAAGAACGCCCGCCTGTTCGTCCTGCGCAAGGACGGCATCCCCCACGCCTGGGACCTCATCCTCACCTCGGGCAAGGATGCCGTGGCCTACTACGGCGCCTCCTCCAACGAGTCGCGCACCTTCCGCGGGGCCGAGGCCCTGGACTGGTGGGCCGCCTGCACCCTGGCGCAGGAGGGCTACCGCGGCCTGGACCTCATGGGCGCCGGCTCCACCCGCGTCCCCTCGCTCTACACGGTGGGCCAGTACAAGAAGCGCTACGCCCAGCACGTCACCGAGGTGGACGGGGCCTGGGACGTTCCGGTTTCCCGCGTCATCTACTCCGGGATGTCCGCCGCCAAGCGCCTGCGTGACGCACTGCGCGCGCGGCGTGGCTCACGGGAGGACTGA
- the thrS gene encoding threonine--tRNA ligase, with protein sequence MSDQLMIEITLDGAPRTIEAGSTGALLLQDAVKKDGVVAMRVNGEPWDLERQVPAGAVVEPITLASEDGLNILRHSATHVMAQAVQEMFPDVNLGIGPFITDGFYYDFGAIDAVTPEMLREIEKRMKRIVKEGQRFVRRDITEDQGREELADQPYKLELITTKGAGAEGASVEVGAGGLTMYDNVRRDGTVAWTDLCRGPHLPSTRLIGQGFALTKSSSAYWKGDQSGDSLQRIYGTAWATKDDLKAYQTRLAEAAKRDHRKLGAELDLYSFPEEIGPGLVVFHPKGAMLRHQIEQYVVDRHQDYGFDFVHTPEISKGGLFHTSGHLPYYADTMFPPMLADEERDAEGNITKAGQEYYLKAMNCPMHNLIFRSRGRSYRELPLRFFEMGHDYRYEKSGVVHGLTRMRGFTQDDSHTYCTPEQAGEEIRAQIDFFLSILKAFGLTDFYLELSTRDEDGAKKDKFIGSDADWTAATQALQDACDASGLEVVPDPGGAAFYGPKVSVQVKDAIGRTWQMSTIQYDFNQPERFDLEYTAADGTHQRPIMIHSAKLGSVERFIGVLTEHYAGAFPAWLSPVQVRLIPVAEAFDAYVDDVAAQLRAQGVRVEVDHSDDRFGKKIRNASKDKIPFTLIAGGEDAEAGAVSFRFRDGQQTNGVPVKEAVAHIVSVIDARINDPAGEKLHSD encoded by the coding sequence GTGTCAGACCAGCTCATGATTGAGATCACCCTCGACGGCGCGCCCCGCACCATTGAGGCGGGCAGCACGGGGGCGCTCCTCCTGCAGGACGCCGTCAAGAAGGACGGTGTCGTCGCGATGCGCGTCAACGGCGAGCCCTGGGATCTGGAGCGCCAGGTCCCGGCGGGCGCCGTCGTCGAGCCCATCACCCTGGCCAGCGAGGACGGCCTCAACATCCTGCGCCACAGCGCCACCCACGTCATGGCGCAGGCCGTCCAGGAGATGTTCCCGGACGTCAACCTCGGCATCGGCCCCTTCATCACCGACGGCTTCTACTACGACTTCGGCGCCATCGACGCCGTCACCCCCGAGATGCTGCGCGAGATCGAGAAGCGCATGAAGCGGATCGTCAAGGAGGGGCAGCGCTTCGTGCGCCGCGACATCACCGAGGACCAGGGGCGTGAGGAGCTGGCCGACCAGCCCTACAAGCTCGAGCTCATCACCACCAAGGGAGCGGGCGCCGAGGGCGCCTCGGTCGAGGTCGGCGCCGGCGGGCTGACCATGTACGACAACGTCCGACGCGACGGCACCGTCGCCTGGACCGACCTGTGCCGCGGCCCCCACCTGCCCTCGACCCGCCTCATCGGGCAGGGCTTCGCGCTGACCAAGTCCTCGTCGGCCTACTGGAAGGGCGACCAGTCCGGCGACTCCCTCCAGCGGATCTACGGCACCGCCTGGGCCACCAAGGACGATCTCAAGGCCTACCAGACCCGCCTGGCCGAGGCCGCCAAGCGCGACCACCGCAAGCTCGGCGCCGAGCTCGACCTCTATTCCTTCCCCGAGGAGATCGGCCCCGGCCTGGTGGTCTTCCACCCCAAGGGCGCCATGCTGCGCCACCAGATCGAGCAGTACGTCGTCGACCGCCACCAGGACTACGGCTTCGACTTCGTCCACACCCCCGAGATCTCCAAGGGCGGGCTCTTCCACACCTCCGGGCACCTGCCCTACTACGCCGACACCATGTTCCCGCCCATGCTCGCCGACGAGGAGCGCGACGCCGAGGGCAACATCACCAAGGCCGGCCAGGAGTACTACCTCAAGGCCATGAACTGCCCGATGCACAACCTCATCTTCCGCTCCCGCGGACGCTCCTACCGCGAGCTGCCGTTGCGCTTCTTCGAGATGGGCCACGACTACCGCTACGAGAAGTCCGGTGTCGTCCACGGGCTCACCCGCATGCGCGGCTTCACCCAGGACGACTCCCACACCTACTGCACCCCGGAGCAGGCCGGCGAGGAGATCCGCGCCCAGATCGACTTCTTCCTGTCCATCCTCAAGGCCTTCGGACTGACCGACTTCTACCTCGAGCTGTCCACCCGCGACGAGGACGGCGCCAAGAAGGACAAGTTCATCGGATCCGACGCCGACTGGACCGCCGCCACACAGGCCCTCCAGGACGCCTGTGACGCCTCCGGGCTGGAGGTCGTTCCCGACCCGGGTGGCGCCGCCTTCTACGGCCCCAAAGTCTCGGTCCAGGTCAAGGACGCCATCGGCCGGACCTGGCAGATGTCCACCATCCAGTACGACTTCAACCAGCCCGAGCGCTTCGACCTGGAGTACACGGCCGCTGACGGCACCCACCAGCGCCCCATCATGATCCACTCGGCCAAGCTGGGCAGCGTGGAGCGCTTCATCGGGGTCCTCACCGAGCACTACGCGGGCGCCTTCCCCGCCTGGCTCTCCCCGGTGCAGGTCCGGCTCATCCCCGTGGCCGAGGCCTTCGACGCCTACGTCGATGACGTCGCCGCCCAGCTGCGCGCCCAGGGGGTGCGCGTCGAGGTGGACCACTCCGACGACCGCTTCGGCAAGAAGATCCGCAACGCCTCCAAGGACAAGATCCCCTTCACCCTCATCGCCGGGGGAGAGGACGCCGAGGCCGGCGCCGTCTCCTTCCGGTTCCGGGACGGCCAGCAGACCAACGGCGTGCCCGTCAAGGAGGCCGTGGCCCACATCGTCAGCGTCATCGACGCCCGTATCAACGACCCGGCGGGGGAGAAGCTGCACAGTGACTGA
- the pgsA gene encoding phosphatidylinositol phosphate synthase codes for MLGNHGRGLTKALFTRPALALGRLGVTPNMLTVTGTVLSVTAAVTLLPRGHFVVGPLVLLVVLVADSFDGILARATGKSSVFGAFLDSTMDRLADGAVLGSLAAWAALSMPVGALRTVTVAAALVAVVMAATVPYARARAEAIGAAASVGIAERTDRLLVALGATFIVGLGAPQWVLTVGLLYVAIASFITLIQRVFTVSQQVRQEGEKA; via the coding sequence ATGCTCGGCAACCACGGCCGCGGCCTGACTAAGGCTCTGTTCACCCGCCCCGCCCTCGCGCTCGGGCGGCTCGGGGTGACTCCCAACATGCTCACCGTCACCGGAACGGTCCTGTCCGTGACAGCGGCGGTCACCCTGCTGCCGAGAGGGCACTTCGTGGTCGGGCCCCTCGTTCTGCTCGTGGTGCTGGTGGCCGACTCCTTCGACGGCATTCTGGCCCGGGCCACTGGCAAGAGCTCGGTCTTCGGGGCCTTCCTGGACTCGACCATGGACCGCCTCGCCGACGGGGCCGTTCTGGGATCCCTCGCGGCCTGGGCGGCCCTGTCCATGCCCGTCGGCGCGCTGCGCACCGTGACCGTCGCGGCTGCCCTGGTCGCCGTCGTCATGGCGGCCACTGTTCCCTACGCCCGGGCGCGGGCCGAGGCCATCGGCGCCGCCGCCTCTGTCGGGATCGCCGAGCGCACCGACCGGCTCCTGGTCGCGCTCGGCGCCACCTTCATCGTGGGTCTCGGGGCGCCCCAGTGGGTACTCACCGTCGGGCTCCTCTACGTGGCAATCGCCTCCTTCATCACCCTGATCCAACGCGTGTTCACCGTCTCCCAGCAGGTCCGGCAGGAGGGTGAGAAGGCATGA